The sequence below is a genomic window from Lysobacter stagni.
TGACGTCACTGACGCCCCTGCTCGAAAGCCTGGGGCAGACCTTCGGTTTCGGCGCGACCATGACGGGCGTGCTCGGCATGGTGCCGACTGCGGCGTTCGCGCTGTTTGGTGTGGTCACGCCGGCTATCGCGCATCGCCTTGGCCTGGAGCGCACGGCGCTGCTGGCGATGCTGTTGGCCGCACTGGGCCTGCTGGCGCGGGCGTTCGTTGGCGATGTCTCGATGCTGCTGGTGACGTCGGCGCTGGCGTTGTCGGGCATGGGCATGGGCAACGTCGTGCTGCCGCCGCTGGTGAAACGCTACTTCGCCGACCGCATCGGCACCGTCAGCACGATGTACATCGCCGTGCTGCAGCTGGGCACCATCCTTCCCGCACTGCTGGCGGTGCCGCTGGCGCAGAGCGCGGGGTGGCGCGTGTCGCTGGGCGCGTGGTCGCTGCTTGCCGCCGCGGCCGCGATGCCGTGGATCGGCGTGCTGTGGATGGAGCGGCACGGCCGTTCACGACAGGCGCAGGCATTGGCGCACGCGCACGACTGCGCCGTGGTGGCGGGCGACGAGGCGCCCGAGCTTGCCTGCACGCGTCGCGTCGGCCAGGTGTGGCGCTCGCCGGTGGCGTGGGGCCTGACGCTGATGTTCGGCATGACCTCGCTGACGACGTATTCGATGTTCACCTGGCTGCCGAAGCTGCTGACCGAAGCCGGCGGCACGCGCGCGCTGGGCGGCAGCATGGTCGCGCTGTTCTCTACGATGGGCCTGCTGAGCGCGCTGCTGCTGCCGGCGCTGGCGGTGCGCATCGCCAACCCGTTCCCGCTGGTGCTGGGCTGCGTGCTGGCCTATCTGGGCGCATTCGCCGGCCTGCTGACGGCGCCGATGGCCGCGCCGCTGTTGTGGGTCGCGCTGCTCGGACTGGGGCCCAGCACGTTTCCGCTGTCGCTCACGTTGATCAACCTGCGCACGCGCACGCCCGACGGGTCCTCGCGACTGTCCGGCTTCGTGCAGGGCGTGGGTTACAGCCTGAGCTGCC
It includes:
- a CDS encoding MFS transporter; translated protein: MDANVALAAPLVRPLWRDRALVLAGIAMSAFNLRTAVTSLTPLLESLGQTFGFGATMTGVLGMVPTAAFALFGVVTPAIAHRLGLERTALLAMLLAALGLLARAFVGDVSMLLVTSALALSGMGMGNVVLPPLVKRYFADRIGTVSTMYIAVLQLGTILPALLAVPLAQSAGWRVSLGAWSLLAAAAAMPWIGVLWMERHGRSRQAQALAHAHDCAVVAGDEAPELACTRRVGQVWRSPVAWGLTLMFGMTSLTTYSMFTWLPKLLTEAGGTRALGGSMVALFSTMGLLSALLLPALAVRIANPFPLVLGCVLAYLGAFAGLLTAPMAAPLLWVALLGLGPSTFPLSLTLINLRTRTPDGSSRLSGFVQGVGYSLSCLGPLLFGWLHEISHGWSWPFAFLAFCLLVLAWGGWMASRPRMLEDTW